One window of the Marinilactibacillus sp. Marseille-P9653 genome contains the following:
- a CDS encoding transglycosylase domain-containing protein: protein MKRSEHKNKEKTEETSSKRGFFYYFDISYRVIKTLVVLFFVTLLIGGSLGTGAAIGYFASLVDDSEIPEYSEMESQIDDFVIKSTMYYAGGEVISDVRSDLIRTSIDLDQMSPYVKDAIIATEDEYFYEHNGIVPKAVARALVQDLTNSASSSGGSTLTQQLIKQQLVGSEVSHSRKANEILLAMRLENALSKDDILQSYLNISPFGRNNKGQNIAGVQEAALGIFGIPASDLTLPQAAFIAGLPQSPISYSPYTQTGDLKEDQTYGLRRLNEVLFRMLREGYITEDEYNEALNYDVTGDFIEREASDGDDTSYVYDLAIKESTKILAQEFIKQDEVSAETLASDEDLRDEYNDRAESALRNGGYKVYTTIDRDVHQAVEQVVAEQVDTLGSERTYTYVDSDDVTQTATMPIQVSGSLIDNATGKVLSFIGGRDYDSSVFNRAFEADRSPGSIIKPLATFGPALDIGLITPATIIPDTPVTFPIQGSEDYEPTNAGPITNRWMTAREALTISQNIPTLKIYNELKEQVNPVEYMNRMGIDEIPADAYSQNLSTAIGGVSSGPAPVDLISAFSSIANNGAHVDPYVIEKIEDSSGEAIFQHQTEETQVWSPQTNYLLLDILRDVHTDGTARGTISQLNFDSDWISKTGTSGTSDKVDDIWYIGSTPRITFGTWIGYDNKVVGLIDEFGQSASLRNRNFWAKVVNRVYETKPELLGAGEQYAQPENIVQQSVLSQTGMLPGTVELPGGGTRSISGETFNEYFNTAHLPQTTTYDFAIGATDEELSEFWGSAGSNNTEDDINNSDEDEDPSPAPNTNETNESAPPEEAVPEPQEPESQEAPETTEPEQEVEPDPEPEENTEGEEPNEDTEETTVPEEPEEEPDNSDEENGGTAPPEDSDEGEGETPEDPPSDEDSTDDNNSSDEPETE from the coding sequence ATGAAGCGATCTGAACATAAAAATAAAGAAAAAACAGAAGAGACTTCTTCAAAGCGAGGATTTTTTTATTACTTCGATATCTCTTATCGAGTTATCAAGACCCTTGTCGTACTATTTTTTGTCACTCTATTGATTGGGGGTTCTCTGGGAACAGGTGCAGCTATTGGATATTTCGCTTCACTTGTAGATGACAGCGAAATTCCTGAATATAGTGAAATGGAGTCTCAAATTGATGACTTCGTTATAAAATCCACCATGTACTATGCGGGTGGTGAGGTGATCAGTGATGTTCGAAGCGATTTAATTCGTACTTCAATCGATTTGGATCAAATGTCTCCTTATGTAAAAGATGCCATCATTGCAACTGAAGATGAATACTTCTATGAGCACAATGGAATTGTTCCAAAAGCCGTTGCCAGAGCACTAGTACAAGATTTAACAAATAGTGCTTCAAGTTCGGGTGGCTCTACCCTTACTCAACAGCTAATCAAACAACAGCTTGTAGGGAGCGAAGTTTCTCATTCCAGAAAAGCCAATGAGATTTTGCTTGCCATGCGACTTGAGAATGCTTTATCAAAAGATGATATCCTGCAGTCTTACTTGAACATATCTCCATTTGGTCGTAACAATAAAGGCCAAAACATTGCCGGGGTTCAAGAAGCAGCTCTAGGTATTTTTGGTATTCCAGCCTCTGATCTGACCCTTCCGCAAGCTGCTTTTATTGCAGGCCTGCCGCAAAGTCCAATCAGCTACAGTCCTTACACTCAGACAGGAGATCTCAAAGAAGATCAAACTTATGGTTTGAGACGATTAAATGAAGTTCTGTTCCGTATGTTACGCGAAGGCTATATCACTGAAGATGAGTATAACGAAGCACTTAATTATGATGTTACTGGGGACTTTATCGAAAGAGAAGCTAGCGATGGCGACGATACCTCTTATGTTTATGACCTAGCTATCAAAGAATCTACTAAAATTCTTGCTCAAGAGTTTATTAAGCAAGATGAAGTCAGCGCTGAAACATTAGCATCTGATGAAGATTTAAGAGACGAGTATAATGACCGTGCTGAATCTGCCTTAAGAAATGGTGGTTACAAAGTTTATACAACGATTGATCGTGACGTTCACCAAGCAGTGGAACAAGTTGTAGCTGAGCAAGTTGATACATTGGGATCTGAAAGAACCTATACCTATGTAGATTCTGATGATGTTACACAAACTGCTACTATGCCGATACAAGTCAGTGGATCGTTAATTGATAATGCTACCGGAAAAGTTCTTTCCTTTATAGGTGGGCGTGATTATGATTCATCAGTGTTTAATCGAGCGTTTGAAGCTGATAGAAGTCCTGGTTCCATTATTAAACCGCTCGCTACTTTTGGACCTGCTTTAGACATTGGTTTAATAACACCAGCTACAATTATTCCAGATACTCCTGTTACCTTTCCTATTCAAGGAAGTGAGGATTACGAACCGACTAATGCCGGTCCTATAACCAATCGCTGGATGACTGCTAGAGAAGCTTTAACGATTTCTCAAAATATTCCTACACTTAAGATTTACAATGAATTAAAAGAACAGGTTAACCCAGTTGAATACATGAATAGAATGGGGATCGATGAGATTCCCGCAGATGCATATAGTCAGAACCTCTCTACTGCTATTGGAGGGGTAAGTAGTGGACCGGCACCGGTAGATTTGATCAGTGCTTTTTCAAGTATTGCGAATAACGGAGCGCATGTCGATCCTTATGTAATTGAAAAAATCGAAGACAGCTCTGGCGAAGCTATCTTCCAGCACCAAACTGAAGAAACACAAGTATGGAGTCCTCAGACCAATTATCTTCTATTAGATATTTTGAGAGACGTTCATACTGATGGAACAGCTAGAGGAACAATTAGTCAATTGAATTTTGATTCCGATTGGATTTCTAAAACAGGTACATCCGGTACGTCTGACAAAGTCGATGATATCTGGTATATCGGTAGTACACCTAGAATCACATTTGGAACATGGATTGGTTATGATAATAAAGTCGTTGGTTTAATTGACGAGTTTGGACAATCCGCAAGTTTAAGAAATAGAAACTTCTGGGCTAAAGTCGTTAATCGCGTTTACGAGACAAAACCAGAGCTATTAGGCGCTGGCGAACAGTATGCTCAACCAGAAAACATTGTTCAACAATCCGTTCTTAGCCAAACGGGTATGTTACCCGGTACGGTCGAACTTCCTGGTGGCGGTACACGCTCTATATCTGGTGAAACATTCAATGAGTATTTCAATACTGCTCACTTGCCTCAAACCACCACTTATGATTTTGCAATCGGTGCTACTGATGAAGAATTAAGTGAGTTCTGGGGATCTGCAGGATCCAATAATACGGAAGATGACATAAATAACTCGGATGAAGATGAGGACCCTTCCCCTGCTCCGAATACGAATGAAACAAATGAATCAGCACCTCCAGAAGAAGCTGTACCAGAACCTCAAGAACCAGAAAGCCAAGAAGCTCCAGAAACAACTGAACCGGAACAAGAGGTAGAACCTGATCCAGAACCTGAAGAAAACACAGAGGGCGAAGAGCCTAATGAAGATACCGAAGAAACAACGGTTCCTGAAGAGCCGGAAGAAGAACCAGATAATTCCGATGAAGAAAATGGTGGAACAGCCCCACCTGAAGATTCAGATGAGGGCGAGGGAGAAACTCCAGAAGATCCTCCCTCAGACGAAGACTCAACTGATGATAATAATTCATCTGATGAACCCGAAACAGAGTAA
- the ccpA gene encoding catabolite control protein A — protein MDKQTITIYDVAREAGVSMATVSRVVNGNPNVKPTTRKKVLDVIDRLDYRPNAVARGLASKKTTTVGVIIPDVTNLYFSSLARGIDDIATMYKYNIILANSDENEQKEVQVLNTLLAKQVDGVIFMGNKITEELRAEFSRSRTPVVLAGTVDPDGQVGSVNIDYKSATKESVSTLIKKGHKKVAFISESHDEPINGQYRLEGYKEALKEAGIEYDEELVVQSEYTYKVGDAVYEQISKAGVTAAVVADDELAVGILNAALDRNVSVPEDFELITSNNSKLTDMTRPKLSTIVQPLYDIGAVSMRLLTKLMNKEEVDEKTITLPFHIADKGTTKEV, from the coding sequence ATGGATAAACAAACAATTACAATTTATGACGTAGCGAGAGAAGCTGGAGTATCTATGGCAACAGTGTCTCGAGTAGTTAATGGTAATCCTAATGTAAAACCAACAACTAGAAAAAAAGTATTGGACGTTATTGATCGCCTAGACTATAGACCCAATGCAGTAGCTAGGGGACTAGCTAGTAAGAAAACAACAACAGTAGGCGTTATTATTCCGGACGTTACAAATCTTTATTTTTCTTCCCTTGCTAGAGGGATTGATGATATTGCGACAATGTATAAATACAATATTATCTTAGCGAATTCAGATGAGAACGAACAAAAAGAAGTTCAAGTACTGAATACACTTCTTGCTAAACAAGTTGATGGTGTTATCTTTATGGGAAATAAGATCACTGAAGAGTTACGTGCAGAATTTTCTCGTTCTCGTACACCAGTTGTTTTAGCGGGAACAGTTGATCCAGATGGCCAAGTCGGTAGTGTAAATATTGATTATAAATCAGCGACTAAAGAGAGCGTTTCAACTTTGATCAAAAAAGGCCATAAAAAAGTAGCTTTCATATCTGAAAGTCACGATGAACCGATAAATGGTCAATATCGACTTGAAGGATATAAAGAAGCCTTGAAAGAAGCAGGCATTGAATATGACGAAGAGTTGGTTGTCCAATCAGAATACACCTATAAAGTTGGAGATGCAGTTTACGAGCAAATCTCAAAAGCAGGCGTTACAGCTGCTGTAGTAGCTGATGATGAGTTGGCAGTAGGGATATTGAACGCAGCTCTAGATAGAAATGTCAGTGTTCCAGAAGATTTTGAATTGATTACTTCAAACAATTCTAAATTAACAGACATGACACGTCCTAAATTAAGTACGATTGTTCAACCTTTATATGATATTGGAGCAGTATCTATGCGCCTATTAACTAAACTGATGAACAAAGAAGAAGTGGACGAAAAGACGATTACACTTCCTTTCCACATCGCAGATAAAGGAACAACTAAAGAAGTTTAG
- a CDS encoding DUF948 domain-containing protein yields MTGGEIAALIAAVAFAVLVLGLCYVLFKVASVVSELNTTIEEANKSIGTITKDADHLLIEVEGLLNKTNTTLNDVNGKLSLTDPVFKAVGDLGISVSSLNDSTRNLTTHLAGASKRGAKMGVAKKVSNTIAK; encoded by the coding sequence ATGACAGGTGGAGAAATCGCTGCTTTAATTGCCGCTGTAGCATTTGCTGTTTTGGTATTAGGACTTTGTTACGTATTATTCAAAGTAGCAAGCGTTGTATCAGAATTAAATACGACAATTGAAGAAGCCAATAAAAGTATTGGAACGATTACTAAGGATGCAGATCATTTACTGATTGAAGTTGAGGGATTGTTAAATAAAACAAACACAACTCTTAACGATGTGAATGGTAAGCTTAGTCTTACAGATCCAGTATTCAAGGCAGTAGGAGATTTAGGAATTTCAGTTTCTAGCCTAAACGATTCTACAAGAAACTTAACAACTCATCTAGCTGGCGCATCTAAGCGTGGAGCAAAAATGGGTGTAGCGAAAAAAGTCAGTAATACTATAGCAAAATAA
- a CDS encoding YtxH domain-containing protein: MGKQDRSEGFLLGTIVGAAIAGVSALLFAPKSGKELREDLSQQTDRAKSQVKDYADIAKEKGMDLKDTAQKTGTEYLENAKKTYEQVADSYGKDQNKSTLKDIKNEAASMAEKAKDTVKGGKENSGDSKESDQYNSDVEGAESRTMSFDYDEKKMSDSESKGQRSANTSTEQTKENGNDDKETTNTNVGI; this comes from the coding sequence ATGGGAAAACAAGATAGATCAGAAGGGTTTTTACTAGGAACAATCGTTGGAGCAGCAATTGCAGGAGTAAGTGCATTACTATTTGCACCAAAATCTGGTAAAGAGCTTCGCGAAGACTTATCTCAACAAACTGACCGTGCTAAAAGCCAAGTAAAAGATTATGCAGATATTGCAAAAGAAAAAGGCATGGACTTAAAAGATACTGCTCAAAAAACAGGTACTGAGTATCTTGAGAACGCTAAAAAAACATACGAACAAGTAGCTGATTCATATGGGAAAGATCAAAACAAAAGTACTTTAAAGGATATAAAAAATGAAGCTGCTTCTATGGCAGAAAAAGCTAAAGACACCGTCAAAGGTGGTAAAGAAAATTCTGGAGATTCTAAAGAATCTGATCAGTACAATTCAGATGTTGAAGGTGCAGAGTCACGTACAATGTCATTTGACTACGATGAAAAGAAAATGTCTGACAGCGAAAGCAAAGGACAAAGATCTGCAAATACAAGTACTGAACAAACAAAAGAAAATGGTAATGACGATAAAGAAACAACAAATACTAACGTAGGGATTTAA
- a CDS encoding M24 family metallopeptidase, producing the protein MNQSLQKLKTKMTEHELDLIYIDEPNLVGYFTGFESNPHERVLALFLMNNNIFLFTPSLEAKDAETHSSIETIVSYKDEENPWTIIESHLSSYDQPIKRMGIIENNLTVERYNHLMHSTNAQETMDISSAIQDIQLIKSTDEINKMKYAGEMADKALEIGMNALKVGISEQEVVAEIEYEMKKRGISEMSFQTMVLFGDHAGSPHGNPGERTLKEHEFVLFDLGVVAEGYTSDVTRTVAFKSVSQEQKDIYEVVLSAQKAAQSAVKPGMTTGALDEIARSIIEEAGYGDFFTHRLGHGLGKTVHEYPSLSKGSTMVVEEGMCFSLEPGIYIENQIGVRIEDCVYVTADGCIPFTRTNKNLITL; encoded by the coding sequence ATGAATCAATCATTGCAAAAATTAAAAACTAAAATGACCGAACACGAGCTCGACTTGATCTATATAGATGAACCTAATCTTGTAGGATATTTTACTGGATTTGAAAGTAATCCTCATGAACGCGTGCTTGCATTATTTTTAATGAACAATAATATCTTTCTTTTCACTCCTAGTCTAGAAGCTAAAGATGCTGAAACTCACTCTTCTATCGAAACTATTGTTAGCTATAAAGACGAAGAAAATCCTTGGACAATTATTGAATCTCATTTATCTTCGTATGATCAGCCAATTAAAAGAATGGGGATCATTGAAAACAATTTAACGGTAGAACGTTACAATCACTTAATGCATAGTACAAACGCTCAAGAAACGATGGATATTTCTTCTGCGATTCAAGATATACAGTTGATCAAATCTACCGATGAAATCAATAAAATGAAATATGCTGGTGAAATGGCAGACAAAGCACTAGAAATTGGTATGAATGCTTTAAAGGTTGGAATTAGCGAGCAGGAAGTGGTTGCAGAAATTGAATACGAAATGAAAAAGCGTGGTATCTCTGAGATGAGTTTTCAAACGATGGTCTTATTCGGTGATCACGCAGGTAGTCCTCATGGAAATCCTGGTGAAAGAACCTTAAAAGAGCATGAATTCGTGTTGTTTGATTTAGGTGTCGTTGCCGAAGGCTATACAAGTGACGTTACACGTACGGTGGCATTCAAGTCCGTTTCTCAAGAGCAAAAAGATATCTATGAAGTCGTTTTATCTGCTCAAAAAGCCGCTCAATCTGCTGTTAAACCTGGGATGACTACTGGAGCATTAGATGAAATAGCACGTTCTATTATTGAGGAAGCTGGTTACGGTGATTTCTTCACGCATCGTTTAGGACACGGTTTAGGTAAAACCGTTCATGAATACCCTAGTTTATCTAAAGGCTCTACAATGGTCGTAGAAGAAGGCATGTGCTTTTCCCTAGAACCTGGTATTTACATTGAAAATCAGATTGGTGTTCGTATTGAAGACTGCGTCTATGTAACAGCTGACGGTTGCATTCCTTTTACTCGTACTAATAAAAATTTGATTACGTTATAG
- a CDS encoding DUF421 domain-containing protein, with protein sequence MTLEEFTRLLLVGVCFYVLMIFVLRISGKRTLSKMNAFDFVVTVALGSTVSSLLINNQTNLWQGVTTFFLLIGLQFISTWLSVRSETVSNLLKSKPALIYYDNQYDNRQMKKERISKAEILQAVRSQGVDSMESISAVILETDGKISVLKKNSKDTVKDTLSNVK encoded by the coding sequence ATGACACTAGAAGAATTTACTAGATTACTACTAGTTGGAGTTTGTTTCTATGTTTTAATGATATTTGTATTGCGTATATCGGGTAAGCGAACACTGTCGAAGATGAATGCTTTTGACTTTGTAGTTACCGTTGCATTGGGATCTACGGTTTCAAGTCTTCTAATTAACAACCAAACGAATCTTTGGCAAGGAGTCACTACGTTCTTTTTACTAATTGGCCTGCAATTTATTTCAACTTGGCTATCCGTTCGCTCCGAAACAGTCAGTAATTTATTAAAATCAAAACCAGCACTAATATATTATGATAATCAATATGATAACAGACAAATGAAAAAAGAAAGAATTTCTAAAGCGGAAATATTACAAGCCGTGCGTTCACAAGGTGTAGATTCAATGGAGTCCATATCTGCAGTTATACTAGAAACTGATGGAAAGATTTCAGTTCTTAAAAAAAATTCAAAAGATACTGTCAAAGATACACTTTCGAATGTGAAATAA